The Fusobacterium perfoetens genomic interval GGTTACAATCTTAAGGAGTTACCGTGGTCTAAAAACAGTATCAAATATTTTTTATTCAAGGAGGCTTGTATGATTTTAGTTGGAATTGATGTCGCAAAAGATAAGCATGATTGTTATATTATGACTTCTGAAGGAGAAGTATTATTCAAATCATTTACTATTGCTAATAACATGGAAGGTTTTAATCAGCTT includes:
- a CDS encoding IS110 family transposase yields the protein MILVGIDVAKDKHDCYIMTSEGEVLFKSFTIANNMEGFNQL